From the genome of Candidatus Defluviilinea proxima:
TAATGGATACCCCAACGCGTTTTCTACGGCATGGAGAAAGTGCGACTCCAGTGATGTATAGTCTATTGTAAATTGGGACCGTTCTTTATCGTAACTCGCCATGATACAGGTAAGACCGATATTGCCCAGCTCTTCACCGAGAAGGAGGATGATATTTTCCTTGGTCAATGCTCTTTCGATCTTTGCAGTGATCTGTGCAATAGAGTAGATTATGTCGTTAGAGTGGGCAAGTTGATTTAGCCACTTTCTTTCCGCTTGTGTTCTGCGAATTTGCTTAATGGCTGTTGCTAGTTGCCCAGCCAGGGTTGCAAGCAGGCGCTCATCCTCCTCGTTAAAGGCTTTTCTTTTCGTACTTTCTGCATTAATCACACCCAATAATTGTTCTTGAAATAAGATGGGCACACAAAGTTCTGAAATTGTGCGATCATCCACATCCAGATAATATGAAATTTGCCTGACGTTTCCAATACACTGCGATTTGCGCGTCAACGCAACCCGCCCGGTTACTCCCTCGCCAACCTTAATTGGTTTAGTGTGGACTTCTTCTATCGAATAAACCTTATAGGATGAATGTGGGTGCAATATTTGTGTTTGTTCATCTAACAAGAGAATGCCAAAGTTATCTGGAAAGAGATTGTTGCCAATGATATCTGTCACACGTTCGATCAACGCATCTTCATCATCTACCTGCGAGGAAATATGTGCGACATCATATAAAGCGCTCAATTGCCTGACCTGTTTTCTCTCCTCTTCGAGCAACAATGATTTTGCAAGCACCAACCCAACCTGTTCGGCAGTGATTGAGGCGCGTGAGATTTGCTCTTGATCAAATGTATGACTTCGCTTGTACCCCAAGGTTAATGTGCCTAATTTTTGTCCGTCCACAATGAGTGGAAACCCCAACATGGAACGGTTAGGGTATAACATTGCGATCTTGCTATCAATGAACGGGGAATTTTCGGTATCAGAAACTGCAATTGGCGATTGAGCTTCCATTACTGATTTCGATAATGGACGTTCGCCTGGTTGAAACATCATATATGGGTAAATGTCACTCATGGACCCATACGCTATAGTGGGTTGGGGCAGGTCTCTTTGATTATCCCAAAAAGCAAAGTAGCAGTCGTCCGCTTCAAAGAGTGCACCAATTTGTTCAACGAGGATTTTGAGTGTTGCCTCAATACTTTTGGCCTCGAGAGCTAAACCTGTACTCGTATGAAGTAACTCGAGGAAGTTGGTATATGCCTGGCGACTTTTTTCATACTCTTCTAACTTGAGCAGAGCACTTTGTCGCTCGCGAGTAACAGTACCAAGTTTCCCTATAATAAATGCTATTGAAAGTAAGACAAGAATGAGAACATCATTTTCGGGATTGAGGATTGAAATACTTTCGGAGTGATTTGTAATAACGTGTAGAAGCTCACTTGCGAAAATTGCAAGAATAGCAACTGCCGCTCCGCCTGTGATGCCAAAAAACCATCCCGCACTGATAACAGGGAGCACAGCAAATGATGCTGTAGCAGAGCCAAATTCGTGATGGAATACGATCAAGATGGCTGTGTACAATATGAAAGCGAGTGCAGTGACTCTAAGGGGAGATGTTCTGTCAGATGGATAAATCAATTTATTCATTGACGCCTTGTGCAAGATATGGGTGTGGAGCGAACTTTTAGGTATGACCCTTGAATTTTGATTGTAATAACTAATAAGCTCATTAGTATTGCATATTCAAAATATTGTCCCCGATTGCTCTAACGATAACAATAGGGGAATTCACCCATTGCTTATTGCGCTTTAATTGCAACAAGCCACATTAAAAACTGACATTGTTAGGGTTTGCAATATATTGCCACCAATTGTTGTGGATTCCATCTTGGCGTCCCTGAGTTTTTGGGAAATGCTTCATCCACCAGATATGATGTTTTCGGATGTCTCCATTCCCCCAGTCTGCGGCGGTGACTTTGCGAGTCACGCCTTTGAAATCGGGGAAGTTGTATAGCCAGTCATCACATTCACTGATGACTGTGGATGGGTTGTTCCAGTCGTAGTCACGTACGCTATTCGGCGCAAAATGGACGTTGCCCAGCGCGGCCTGACCGGGGTGCGTTTTGTCGTAACGAATGAACCGTTTCCATAGGTTTATATCTTCAGGAATTTTCGAAAAAGTTGTTTCCATAATGGATTCGGCGCGGTGGCCCATGTTTTCGAGCATTTCACCTACGCCACGTTCAAAAGAAAAGCCCATGATGATAAAACGTCGCTTTGAGGCTTCGGTATTTTTGAGTGGCGGGGCATTGCAGCAAAAGGCACCGAGTCCGCCCATGATGGATTCGTAAAAGCCTGCATGAGGGAAGTTAAATATCCAAACTTCATCAATTGTTCCGTTTGCAACAGATTTTAGAATATCGAATTTTTTGATGATGTCGTAATAATTCGCCTCTTGGGGCATATATGGACGTGACGCGCCTCGCACTACATTGAGATACGATTCTGCATCGTATTTGTGGCCGTCTACTTTGACGGGGAAGTCTTCTACGTCAAAACGTTGGACAATCTGATAACGGACTAATCCGCCGCTGACAAGCAAGATATCGGACATGAACCCTGTGGCGAGGTCCTCGACACGATTCCAGTTCATAAACTCGAGGAGCCTTTTACCAGAGGATTTATCTACCACTGGGTTATAGACAATGACAAGCGTCTTGAGGATCGTTGTCAGTGGCGGCTCGATTGGATTGTTAGGATCAATTGTCGGCTTAGAAGGAGGCGGGGGTTGTCGCTTGAAAAAAGGGAACATGCGGCATGTCCGATTTGCGAATTGGTTACGGAAGATTTGTCGCGAAGTAGACCTGATTGCCTACTGCGAGGTAAAGAACATAGTTAGGGCTGATCGTCATCGCACCGATAGTGCCTTGTTGGAAGGGATTGGCTTTGCTCGCAAAACCGCTGACCTGATTTTGTAACTCGAGCGAACGTGGTGATAAGCGGAAGACAGTTTGATTATCAGCATCAAGTAAAAGGATGACAGAGTTAGGCGGATTGGTAAGCGACATTTGTGTGAAATGTGCTTGTGCAAAGACATCAAAATCTTTATGTGCAGGATAGTTATCTACATGTGGTGCTGGGTCCACACACCGTGTGGGTACTTCAGCAATGCGGCTATAGGTGCATGTGGAAAGATGTCCATCGGCATGAAGCAAATAGAGATCGTCTCCGCCTACAGCCAGGTCGATGGCGTTTTCAATGTTGGGAACCTGATTTCCAAAGAAGAAGTAGGGAGAATCAACAAAAGAACTGTTTCTGCCTCTGTACACCCAAACTGCATGCGCGTCTGCATCAAGAATATACAGGTTGTCGTTGTCCAAAACAAAGGATGTGATTCGTCCCCAGTTCGTATTGGGAAGAGCGGGTAATGGGAACACTTGCGGAACTTGTCCCGGTGCGCAGTAGAGAAGATGACCAGCCTTATCAATGCCAAGTACAGTGCCACCTACGGCGTTATTTTTGGGCAAAGCCAGAATATCTATAATGGCTAACTCTTCGTATCCACCGTATGTACCGGGCTGACAATTGAATGCACTGTCGAATTCAAGGCTTCTTCCGGTGAATGTAGCATGCAGAATGTTGCCACGTTCTGCATCGAGCATGTACAGATCACTTTCGCTGGCGGCCATGCGGCTGATCTGTACCGAGCCGCTAAGCCCGTTTGTGAAAGCGGGGATGAACTCAAGGCGGATGACGCCCATTAGATTATCTAGCTTTGCCTGCGTTTCTGTGCGTAGTAGTTTGGTTTTGTCTGTTTCGCCGCCATGATATTCTTCGGCTTGGTCGAGTTTCTCAAGCACACCACTTAACATATCACGTTGGCGAGCTGGGTCTGTTTCAATGTCGGCTTGGGCTTTTTCTGTCTGTGCAAGCAAATACAACTCGTTGAATTGTTCGTTGAGACCGTATTTGGCATATACGATCCATGCAACCATCGCTACGAGTATCGGAATAATAACGGCCATTGATACCATTGCATATGTTGGCATGACGAACGGCTGACTTGTCTCTTCGCCGTTCGGAAGTAGCTTCGGTATGAAATTCTTCAAGAAATCCCCGACGCGCTCGTTCAAACGACGCCTGGTCTTGATTCCACCGACCATAACTTTTGCCAACTGACGGGCCGCTTCAGCGTGTGCGCTTGGTTGTTCGGGCTTTCTCAAAAATGCCAAGCGAGATTTTTTCTCTACTTGTTCGGCCCCTTCCACCTCAACGGTTTCCGATTCGGTATCTGGCTCTTCCTCATCTTCTTCCACATCGGGTTGTTGTACTTCCGCTTTGGGCTCAACAGGTTTTGCACGCGGAATGGACGGAGGAAAACTGCGTGGCCCTGTGGACGTTGGGGTGGTTGCGGGAGTCTCTTCTTTTACTGGTGGGGTATACGTCGCTGGCTCTGGTTGTGGCGGAATCGCGTAAGCCGAGGGCTGAAGAAAATGAATGCCGAGTTCAGCCAGTGCATCGATATCTTCCTCGGTGATGGTGGGCTTGGCAGGTTGTTGGAGTTCGTTCTCTTCGATGGGCTGTTCTGGCTCGAAGGAAACACTTTCAGTTTCATCCACATCAACGATTTCATTCTGCTCTTCGGCAGGTTGCATGGCAAAGGCTGAAGGTTCGATCGGTGCCTCGATCGTAGGAGCAGACCGGGGTTGAGAAGGACGCGAAGCACTTACATCGGGACGAAGAACGGTGATGATGCCACGTCCGCTTTGAGGCTGGATGAGAGTCGCATTCAAGTCGCCTTTTGTGAATGTCAGCTTGCGATAACTTGCATCCAACGAAGCAGGCAGACGTTCGTTTAATAGATCGGCTTCCCAATCCTTTGGGAATTTTCCACACAAGGCGATC
Proteins encoded in this window:
- a CDS encoding diguanylate cyclase, whose translation is MNKLIYPSDRTSPLRVTALAFILYTAILIVFHHEFGSATASFAVLPVISAGWFFGITGGAAVAILAIFASELLHVITNHSESISILNPENDVLILVLLSIAFIIGKLGTVTRERQSALLKLEEYEKSRQAYTNFLELLHTSTGLALEAKSIEATLKILVEQIGALFEADDCYFAFWDNQRDLPQPTIAYGSMSDIYPYMMFQPGERPLSKSVMEAQSPIAVSDTENSPFIDSKIAMLYPNRSMLGFPLIVDGQKLGTLTLGYKRSHTFDQEQISRASITAEQVGLVLAKSLLLEEERKQVRQLSALYDVAHISSQVDDEDALIERVTDIIGNNLFPDNFGILLLDEQTQILHPHSSYKVYSIEEVHTKPIKVGEGVTGRVALTRKSQCIGNVRQISYYLDVDDRTISELCVPILFQEQLLGVINAESTKRKAFNEEDERLLATLAGQLATAIKQIRRTQAERKWLNQLAHSNDIIYSIAQITAKIERALTKENIILLLGEELGNIGLTCIMASYDKERSQFTIDYTSLESHFLHAVENALGYPLVQYAFSEDKLEQVSSAKGIIYPVMIPNPEEEIQALFTGTKRDSTKKTLQEIGITPGTELLRLPLKVDEDLQGILWIWGSGIQNSDLPIMSIFAKQIGTSFERVRLFKEVQELALTDPLTGLSNRRNLFELGNIEFARATRMEREFCCMMLDLDHFKKINDNYGHLIGDQILKEFANRCKNSIREIDIIGRYGGEELIILLPETKVDTAKLVAERLRKNIANTPMIASGQEINITVSIGIAGKSANTSDLETLVARADQALYVAKHKGRNVVAVSV